Genomic window (Lusitaniella coriacea LEGE 07157):
TGCCCCAGTCACGTAAGTCAACCCGAAACCGCCTAATTGCGGCCGCTTTAGAGTTATTTGCTTCCAAAGGAATTACGGAAACCACGACCAAAGCCGTTGCCGAACGTGCTGGTGTTAATGAGGTGACGCTGTTCCGGCATTTTGGGAGCAAACAGGGTTTGTTGCTCGCAGTGCTTGAGGATGTTGCAGTTTTCACAAGATTGGGAAAGGGCGCGATCGCGCAAGCGGGAAAAGCCGACAATCCGACCGAAACTCTGAGAAACTACGCCAATCTGCGCCTACAAATGCTCGAACGGGTTCCCGAACTGGTGAGATCGTTGATTGGGGAAGCGGGACAATACTCCCCAGAAAATCGTCAAGCCTTGGGACGGGGATTGCAAGCTTTAAATTGTTATATCGCCAGCGATTTAGATAAACTTCTGGGATCGGAGCAATTGGCGAGCCACTTTCCCACAGCGAGTTTGTTGAATAGCCTCTTGCTGGGTTATTTTCTGGTGGAATTAACCAGTGAAGGGCATGACCTTTGGCAAGGGCGAGAGCAGTTTCTTGATAGTGTGGCGCAGTTATTTATTACGGGCGCGATCTCGCAGAGCCGCATCAGAGATGCGATCGCGCAAAGCCAATTTTCCGACGCGATTCCTTTGGGATCTGCTCAAGGGAAGCACGCGCCACCCAAAAACGCCCCCATTTCCGACCTTCCCGCACCCCTCGTCCACACCATTCTTCAACGAGCAAAACGAAAGGGACGGAATGAGTATGCTTGGGTTTACGTTCTTTTTAGCGCGGGGTTATCGCCCCAAGAAATCGTCACCCTAGAACGTTCCAACGCGATCGGCGAAACCGATCGACACCTATTGCAAATTAACATCGGCGCAGTGCGGCAAGTTCCCCTCAGCCACTGGATATTGGGCAAGCGCTACGGTTCCCCCACCAATAATCCCCTCACCCAATGGCTGAAAAACAGAAAAGACGATCGCGCGGCACTTTTTCTCAACGAACAAGAACAACCTTTAGAAATCGCAGACCTCCAGGAAACCTGGGAGCTTTTAACAGAGGGATTGCTGACCCCTCAAGGTCAACCCCCCGCGATCGAACAAGCACGGCAAACTTGGTGCATTGAAATGTTAAGTAAGGGTATTGAAATAGAAGATTTGAGTATTTTGAGTGGAATGACAGTAGAGCAATTGCAACCCTACGCACAACGAGCGCGAGAAAAAACAGCCATCGAACAAGCCACTCGTCTAGATCGAAGCAGTTCTTGATATCGCGCGATCCTCACCCTTTCTTTTTTCCTTTAGCCCGATAATCCTCCCAATTCCTCCACATTCTGCAAAGGAACGACATCGTGGAAGTGTTCGTAATCGATCGCGCGATCGTTATCTCCTTTGAACGTCACCACATCCACAAAGCGCCGATTCTCCAAAATATCCCTAGCCAAATAAACATGACGTGCGTGCATTGTCTGTTTCACTGTTTCATCTAGACCATTAAACGTCACAATAATCTGAGCATTGTCTGCAATCAAAGACTCCAACGTTCGCCCATACAAAGGGCTAGTCTCATCAAGAGGATGCATGATCGTCCAACTCAGTACAAAGGTTGGCGTATTCGAGCGTACCAACTTCAACGGATACAATCGTCGTAAAGAATGTCCCTCTGGTGTCGTCTCCGGAAGCAATAGATTCACATTAACCTCCGCTTCAACAATCAAATTACTGCGCTGGTTTGCCGTGCGAAACATCAACATTGGCATCCCATTGTAAGGACAAATGACAGCCACATTACTGAATAAAATCCGAGCCGTTGGCATCGAAAAGCGGGCAAACATCAATCCCGTCGCCATCGCCATCCCCAGTAACCCAATAAAAACCTCAACCACAACGAGGATATTGATGTACGCAGTCCGAGGATACAGCGCGCCATATCCAATCGTTGCAAAGGTTTGGACGCTGAAAAAGAAAGCATCGGCAAAAGAATTGGGATGAGCATTTTCAATCCCATTTCCCCCCAACAAATATGCAAAGGCAAAGAGCGTGTTAATTGCTAAATAAGTGACTCCCAACAGTCCTAGCAATTTAGGTAAGGATAGAGTAAACAGAATGTGATACAAATCGTCCCAATGAAATGCCGGAATACCCCTGCGGACAATTCGGATTGAACCTAGATTGAGAATGGTTCGGGAAGATTTAGTCTTGTTTTTAACTCTGCCCATAAACAGTTAGGTATCTAAAGCGATTGACTCTTATTTATGTGATTTTACTGAGACATTTTTCAAAAAAGATAACCAAAATTCATAAAAAAAATGTTATTCATGTTCGACAAAATGGGAATGCTAAGAGGGTAGCAACACAGCAATGATTTTCCAGCGATGACAATGATTGAATTTTTGACCGATCTCAATGGAATTGGCGAACTGCGAGCGCGCAACGGTCAGTTTCTCGGTTTGCTCTCTAGCAATCTGTACGATTCCAACTCGATTATCAACCCGAATACTTACAGTCATCCCTATCGGCTGGATAGCATCCGCAACGATCGCAGTATCTATGGTGGAATGTATGGGTTATATAGTCCTTATAATCGCCACACTATAACTCCCCCTCTTATTCTCTATTACAACCAGCCCGTCCTGATTGTAACGAAAAACATCGAGGTTGCGAATGGCGAGTTGCCCGTCATCGACCCGGATGTGCTGATGGGAACCTATATCCAGCTTGCGAGTTCTGGATGTCTGCCAAAGTCAAATCTGCAAATGCCAAAGACAAGAATTCCAATGACTCCTCTCTCCTATAGCTACTAATCTGCGATGAACCGAAAGCTATCAACTTTTTCAAAGCAACTCTTTGCTCTCAATCTTAAAAAAACAATTCACTTCGCCATTTAAAAATTTTGCGGGACGCGATTGCAGTGTCTCTAAATAATTTGCCTCATTCGTCACGTAGGCAAATAAAAGAATATAGCGTACTGTTGGCATTCAATGTCACAGTGCGTATAGGTAGGCTCTGCGTCGCTACGACGACTGAACCGACTGACAACGAATCGCTGCAAGTTCGGGAGTTGACGCACAATGCACCACGGTTGTAGTCTCTCGCGATAAGTTA
Coding sequences:
- a CDS encoding ion channel, with translation MGRVKNKTKSSRTILNLGSIRIVRRGIPAFHWDDLYHILFTLSLPKLLGLLGVTYLAINTLFAFAYLLGGNGIENAHPNSFADAFFFSVQTFATIGYGALYPRTAYINILVVVEVFIGLLGMAMATGLMFARFSMPTARILFSNVAVICPYNGMPMLMFRTANQRSNLIVEAEVNVNLLLPETTPEGHSLRRLYPLKLVRSNTPTFVLSWTIMHPLDETSPLYGRTLESLIADNAQIIVTFNGLDETVKQTMHARHVYLARDILENRRFVDVVTFKGDNDRAIDYEHFHDVVPLQNVEELGGLSG
- a CDS encoding TetR family transcriptional regulator — translated: MPQSRKSTRNRLIAAALELFASKGITETTTKAVAERAGVNEVTLFRHFGSKQGLLLAVLEDVAVFTRLGKGAIAQAGKADNPTETLRNYANLRLQMLERVPELVRSLIGEAGQYSPENRQALGRGLQALNCYIASDLDKLLGSEQLASHFPTASLLNSLLLGYFLVELTSEGHDLWQGREQFLDSVAQLFITGAISQSRIRDAIAQSQFSDAIPLGSAQGKHAPPKNAPISDLPAPLVHTILQRAKRKGRNEYAWVYVLFSAGLSPQEIVTLERSNAIGETDRHLLQINIGAVRQVPLSHWILGKRYGSPTNNPLTQWLKNRKDDRAALFLNEQEQPLEIADLQETWELLTEGLLTPQGQPPAIEQARQTWCIEMLSKGIEIEDLSILSGMTVEQLQPYAQRAREKTAIEQATRLDRSSS